A portion of the Leptospira noumeaensis genome contains these proteins:
- a CDS encoding ABC transporter substrate-binding protein, whose product MKFDSYKRVISSVAVLAIAFTVACGKKETKVSEIGQGEGEVSIVAWPGYIERGETDKGYDWVTEFEKSSGCKVNVKTAATSDEMVALMNEGGFDLVTASGDASLRLVAGGKVQEINTDLIPSWKNVDSRLQNAPWHTVEGKHYGVPYQWGPNVLMYNTKVFKKAPTSWNVVFEEQVLADGKSNKGRVQAFDGPIYIADAALYLKQAKPELGIQDPYELDEKQYAAVIELLKKQRQLVPKYWHDAMVQVDDFKKEGLVASSTWPFQVNLLVGEKQPVASIVPKEGATGWADSTMLHKDSKHVNCAYKWIEHSLSPKVQGDLASWFGSVPSVPSACKGNALLGDTGCAVNGFNNFEKISFWRTPKEDCSGGRKCIPYKKWAEDYISIIGSK is encoded by the coding sequence ATGAAATTCGATTCATACAAACGAGTGATTTCTTCTGTTGCAGTTCTCGCAATCGCATTCACGGTTGCCTGCGGCAAAAAAGAAACTAAGGTTTCCGAAATCGGACAAGGCGAAGGAGAAGTTTCCATCGTAGCTTGGCCGGGGTACATTGAACGTGGTGAAACAGACAAAGGATATGACTGGGTCACTGAATTTGAAAAAAGTTCTGGCTGTAAAGTAAATGTAAAAACTGCCGCTACATCTGATGAGATGGTAGCACTCATGAATGAAGGTGGATTTGATCTTGTCACTGCATCTGGTGATGCATCACTTCGATTGGTTGCTGGTGGTAAGGTACAAGAGATCAATACCGACCTTATCCCAAGTTGGAAAAACGTAGACTCTCGTTTACAAAATGCTCCTTGGCATACAGTGGAAGGAAAACATTACGGTGTTCCTTACCAATGGGGTCCAAACGTTCTTATGTACAATACAAAAGTTTTCAAAAAAGCTCCTACAAGTTGGAATGTCGTTTTTGAAGAACAAGTATTGGCTGATGGAAAATCAAACAAAGGCCGAGTACAAGCGTTTGATGGTCCAATCTACATCGCAGATGCTGCATTGTATTTAAAACAAGCTAAACCAGAACTCGGAATCCAAGATCCTTACGAATTGGATGAAAAACAATATGCAGCTGTTATTGAATTATTAAAAAAACAAAGACAACTCGTTCCAAAGTATTGGCATGATGCAATGGTGCAAGTGGATGACTTTAAAAAAGAAGGACTTGTTGCTTCTTCTACATGGCCATTCCAAGTAAACCTACTGGTTGGTGAAAAACAACCTGTTGCTTCTATCGTTCCGAAAGAAGGTGCGACTGGTTGGGCAGATAGCACCATGCTTCATAAAGATTCCAAACACGTAAACTGTGCATACAAATGGATTGAACATTCACTTTCTCCAAAAGTACAAGGAGATCTTGCTTCTTGGTTTGGATCAGTGCCTTCCGTTCCTTCTGCTTGTAAAGGAAACGCTCTTCTTGGAGACACAGGTTGTGCGGTTAACGGATTCAACAACTTTGAAAAAATCTCTTTCTGGAGAACTCCAAAAGAAGATTGTTCCGGTGGAAGAAAATGTATACCTTACAAAAAATGGGCTGAAGACTATATTTCCATCATTGGAAGTAAATAA
- a CDS encoding NAD-dependent succinate-semialdehyde dehydrogenase, whose product MKYIKDKDLFRQENFIGGVWCPAENKKEILVNNPANGEIIGNIPLSEEKDTMAAIRSAKLALADWKSRPAKERAGILRKWFQLMMDNQEDLALIMTQEQGKPLTEARGEIAYAASYIEWFGEEAKRSYGDIIPSHRKDTRILVLKEPIGVVGTITPWNFPAAMLARKVAPALAAGCTVVSKPAELTPYSALAMAVLAERAGLPKGVWNVLVGDPIKIGKTILESKEVRKLSFTGSTNTGIYLMEKSAATLKKLSLELGGNAPFIVFEDADMDEAIKGAMLSKYRNTGQTCVCVNRFLVQASVAEVFSKKLAEKAKELVVANGMEPNAQQGPLINDAALAKVKSHIADALSKGAKVLTGGKEHTLGGNFFEPTVLYPVNSSMVVTKEETFGPVSCIQTFQTEEEAIQLANDTDFGLASYLYTKDMARIFRVAEQLEYGMVGINEGLISSEQVPFGGVKFSGMGREGSKYGLDDYTVTKYLCLGGIT is encoded by the coding sequence ATGAAATACATCAAAGACAAAGACCTTTTCCGACAAGAAAACTTCATTGGTGGGGTATGGTGCCCTGCAGAAAACAAAAAAGAAATTTTAGTAAATAACCCAGCAAACGGTGAAATCATCGGAAACATTCCTCTTTCTGAAGAAAAAGATACAATGGCGGCGATACGTTCTGCAAAACTAGCACTTGCGGATTGGAAATCACGTCCTGCAAAAGAAAGAGCAGGAATTTTACGCAAATGGTTCCAACTCATGATGGACAACCAAGAAGACCTTGCCCTCATCATGACACAAGAACAAGGGAAGCCCCTAACAGAAGCTAGGGGAGAGATCGCTTATGCAGCATCTTATATCGAATGGTTCGGCGAAGAAGCAAAACGTTCTTATGGAGATATCATTCCATCTCATAGAAAAGATACAAGGATTTTAGTTTTAAAAGAACCAATTGGTGTGGTGGGAACCATCACACCTTGGAATTTTCCTGCGGCTATGCTTGCAAGAAAAGTAGCACCAGCCCTCGCAGCAGGTTGCACCGTTGTTTCGAAACCAGCAGAACTCACTCCCTACTCTGCTTTGGCAATGGCAGTTCTTGCGGAAAGAGCAGGCCTTCCCAAAGGCGTATGGAATGTATTAGTGGGTGATCCAATTAAAATTGGGAAAACCATTTTAGAAAGTAAAGAAGTTCGTAAACTTAGTTTTACAGGATCCACAAACACAGGAATTTATTTGATGGAAAAATCAGCGGCCACTTTAAAAAAACTCTCACTCGAGTTAGGTGGCAATGCTCCCTTTATTGTTTTTGAAGACGCTGATATGGACGAAGCCATCAAAGGAGCCATGTTATCCAAATATAGAAACACAGGACAAACTTGTGTCTGTGTAAATCGTTTCCTAGTCCAAGCATCCGTTGCGGAAGTGTTTTCTAAAAAATTAGCAGAGAAAGCGAAAGAACTTGTGGTTGCGAATGGAATGGAACCGAATGCACAACAAGGCCCACTCATTAACGATGCCGCTCTCGCAAAAGTAAAATCACATATTGCCGATGCTCTTTCCAAAGGAGCAAAAGTTTTGACCGGTGGAAAAGAACACACTCTCGGTGGTAATTTTTTTGAACCTACCGTGCTTTATCCCGTAAACTCTTCCATGGTTGTCACAAAAGAAGAAACCTTTGGACCAGTCTCTTGCATCCAAACTTTCCAAACAGAAGAAGAAGCCATTCAATTGGCCAACGACACTGACTTTGGACTCGCTTCCTATTTGTATACAAAAGATATGGCTCGCATTTTTAGAGTCGCCGAACAACTAGAATACGGAATGGTGGGAATTAACGAAGGACTCATTTCTTCAGAACAAGTTCCTTTCGGTGGTGTCAAATTCTCTGGAATGGGACGCGAAGGTTCTAAATACGGACTCGATGATTATACAGTAACCAAATATCTCTGCCTCGGAGGAATCACATGA
- the gabT gene encoding 4-aminobutyrate--2-oxoglutarate transaminase yields MTGNQKQTNQTLWERRLANVPRGVTTAYPVFAEKAKNAEIWDIEGKRFIDFGGGIGVQNTGHCHPKVVAAIHKQVDQVLHTAFQIMPYEPYIVLAEKLNAKAPIEGGAKTILFSSGAEALENAVKIARAATGRPGIISFLGGFHGRTMMALALTGKVVPYKKGFGPFSSDVYHIPFPMEYHGVTEDDSIKALNNLFKADIDPSRVAAIAIEPVQGEGGFYIASPSFLKKLRAICDEHGILLIADEVQSGFARTGKLFAIEHSGVKPDLITTAKSLAAGMPLSAVIGKTSIMDAVEPGGLGGTYAGNPVACAAGIAVMDLIEEEGILEKSVKLGKLLISELNEIKKSYPHIGEIRGLGAMVAFELVENGDANKPSADLAKKLTAKALEHGLVLLSCGVYGNVIRILVPITAEESIVKEGLSIITKSLKEI; encoded by the coding sequence ATGACGGGCAATCAAAAACAAACCAACCAAACCCTATGGGAAAGAAGACTGGCAAACGTTCCCAGAGGTGTTACAACCGCCTATCCAGTGTTTGCTGAAAAAGCAAAAAATGCAGAAATTTGGGATATCGAAGGAAAAAGGTTTATCGACTTTGGGGGTGGGATTGGTGTCCAAAACACTGGACATTGCCATCCGAAAGTGGTAGCTGCCATCCACAAACAAGTGGACCAAGTTTTGCACACTGCTTTCCAAATTATGCCTTATGAACCTTATATCGTTCTTGCAGAAAAACTAAATGCCAAAGCACCAATTGAGGGCGGAGCCAAAACCATCCTTTTTTCATCGGGAGCAGAGGCTTTAGAAAATGCAGTGAAAATTGCAAGAGCAGCTACAGGACGACCAGGGATCATTAGTTTTCTTGGCGGGTTTCATGGAAGGACCATGATGGCCCTTGCCCTCACAGGAAAAGTAGTTCCTTATAAAAAAGGATTTGGACCCTTTTCGAGTGATGTTTACCACATCCCCTTCCCTATGGAATACCATGGTGTGACAGAAGATGACTCCATCAAAGCCCTAAACAATTTGTTCAAAGCAGACATTGATCCTTCTCGAGTGGCAGCCATCGCCATTGAACCCGTGCAAGGTGAAGGTGGATTCTATATTGCTTCTCCAAGTTTCCTAAAAAAACTCAGAGCCATTTGTGATGAACATGGAATCCTTCTCATTGCTGATGAAGTACAATCCGGATTTGCAAGAACAGGAAAACTGTTTGCGATCGAACATTCGGGAGTCAAACCAGATCTCATCACGACTGCAAAATCACTGGCAGCAGGGATGCCTCTTTCTGCGGTGATCGGAAAAACTTCGATTATGGATGCAGTAGAACCAGGTGGACTCGGCGGGACCTATGCCGGAAACCCAGTGGCTTGTGCCGCAGGGATTGCTGTGATGGATCTAATCGAAGAAGAAGGAATTTTAGAGAAGTCTGTCAAACTCGGTAAACTATTAATCTCTGAGCTAAACGAAATCAAAAAATCTTATCCTCATATTGGCGAAATACGTGGGTTAGGTGCTATGGTAGCTTTCGAACTAGTAGAAAATGGAGACGCAAATAAACCTTCTGCTGATTTAGCAAAAAAATTAACAGCAAAAGCTTTGGAACATGGACTTGTTTTACTCTCTTGTGGTGTGTATGGAAACGTAATTAGAATTCTTGTTCCGATTACCGCGGAAGAGTCCATTGTTAAAGAGGGCCTAAGTATCATAACAAAATCACTAAAGGAAATTTAA
- a CDS encoding gamma-aminobutyraldehyde dehydrogenase → MKEYKLWIDGKWTNTSGGKLMDIEDPATGKKIAKVIDASVADVDKAAKAAHKAFYDGRWSGLTPGERSKAIWKLADLLEEKTKEFAKAESLNAGKPYKNLSLAGDIPFAVDNIRFFATAARDVHGSRANEYQPGYTSILRREPVGVVGQIAPWNYPLLMAVWKFGPALAAGCTIILKPAPGTPITSLMLAELTKKAGIPDGVINIITGGNATGQAIVDHPLVRMVSLTGSTGTGKNIMKSASDSLKRVHLELGGKAPLLVFDDVDVNLFAAKAAFGATCNSGQDCTAATRIIVPKALQKKITDAVVDAMKAINVGDPFNDKTEMGPLISAIHRERVLGFMDRAKKQGAKILTGGTIPKGLDKGYFFAPTVITDVKQNYDVVQNEIFGPVLTIQSYEKEEEGIRLANDVNYGLASSIWTKDVARAMRVAKQFEFGTVWVNDHLPLASETPHGGFKQSGFGKDLSIESVGDYLITKHVMVGGV, encoded by the coding sequence ATGAAAGAATATAAACTTTGGATTGATGGGAAGTGGACAAACACAAGCGGCGGAAAACTCATGGACATCGAAGATCCCGCGACTGGCAAAAAAATTGCCAAGGTGATCGATGCGAGTGTCGCCGACGTAGACAAAGCAGCCAAGGCCGCTCATAAAGCTTTTTATGATGGAAGATGGTCGGGACTCACTCCAGGCGAACGTTCCAAAGCCATTTGGAAACTTGCCGATCTTTTAGAAGAAAAAACCAAAGAGTTTGCAAAAGCAGAATCTCTGAATGCAGGAAAACCCTATAAAAACTTAAGCCTTGCAGGAGACATTCCTTTTGCTGTGGATAACATCCGTTTTTTTGCAACGGCAGCTCGTGATGTACATGGAAGCCGTGCGAACGAATACCAACCGGGATATACATCCATTTTACGTCGGGAACCGGTTGGTGTGGTTGGTCAAATTGCTCCTTGGAACTACCCTCTTCTTATGGCAGTTTGGAAATTTGGACCCGCTCTTGCCGCCGGTTGTACAATCATTTTAAAACCAGCACCAGGAACACCAATCACCTCTCTTATGTTAGCTGAGCTAACAAAAAAAGCAGGAATCCCTGATGGTGTGATCAATATTATAACAGGTGGAAATGCCACAGGCCAAGCGATTGTCGACCATCCACTTGTCAGAATGGTATCTCTCACAGGTTCCACGGGAACGGGAAAAAATATTATGAAGTCGGCTTCTGATTCCCTAAAACGAGTGCATTTAGAACTCGGGGGGAAAGCGCCACTTCTTGTTTTTGATGATGTGGATGTAAATCTTTTTGCCGCCAAAGCAGCATTTGGTGCCACTTGTAATTCAGGACAAGATTGTACAGCCGCGACAAGAATCATTGTTCCGAAAGCCTTACAGAAAAAAATCACCGATGCTGTTGTAGATGCAATGAAAGCTATCAATGTTGGTGATCCCTTTAATGACAAAACTGAAATGGGCCCACTTATCTCTGCCATCCATAGAGAACGTGTCTTAGGGTTTATGGATCGTGCAAAAAAACAAGGGGCAAAAATTCTGACTGGTGGAACCATTCCTAAGGGCCTAGACAAAGGATACTTTTTTGCACCGACTGTCATCACTGATGTCAAACAAAACTATGACGTCGTGCAGAACGAAATCTTTGGACCAGTTCTTACCATCCAATCGTATGAGAAAGAAGAAGAAGGAATTAGACTCGCAAATGATGTCAATTACGGCCTTGCTTCTTCCATTTGGACAAAGGATGTAGCGCGCGCTATGCGAGTTGCGAAACAATTTGAATTTGGAACCGTTTGGGTCAATGACCACCTTCCACTTGCTTCGGAAACTCCCCATGGTGGATTCAAACAATCCGGATTTGGGAAGGATCTCTCCATTGAATCTGTAGGTGATTATTTAATCACCAAACATGTAATGGTGGGCGGGGTTTAA
- a CDS encoding DUF389 domain-containing protein — protein sequence MASQKNPIVSIFQWLAPRFHLFDDLDKPGTIESIKKGAELKGSNLWTLIFAIFIASIGLNVNSTAVIIGAMLVSPLMGPIVGIGFAAATNDFDNLKKFLRTLALATLASITTSFIYFSLSPISEAQSELLARTSPTIYDALIAIFGGATGIIANTRKEKGTAIAGVAIATALMPPLCTAGYGLSQGNWSYFFGASYLYLINSIFIAITTFIFVRYMEFPKVSWGLYKEKERKVKIYLGIFTLILLIPSIFTAYQIVRTSYFKGKAEEFIRSEILIDNRRVLEKEIRYEKNPTIELTIIGPKIDETHEKELQNKLRYYNLTNTKLVLHQDLSTTNVDKLKFEILSEIYKNQMNYGQTNTEMISKEIQIFFPNLVSASFTKTKKFAMNENVYLDSNLFDSEWTKLPTANEKKKLEEYIKLRTGEEQIELITREVLKK from the coding sequence ATGGCATCTCAAAAGAATCCGATTGTTTCTATTTTTCAATGGTTAGCACCAAGATTCCATCTCTTTGATGATTTGGATAAACCAGGCACGATTGAGTCCATCAAAAAAGGTGCTGAACTAAAAGGATCCAACCTCTGGACTTTGATCTTTGCCATTTTTATCGCAAGTATCGGACTCAATGTCAATTCCACCGCGGTCATCATCGGTGCTATGCTCGTTTCTCCTCTGATGGGACCCATTGTGGGGATTGGATTTGCTGCGGCAACAAACGACTTCGACAACTTAAAAAAATTCCTTCGCACATTGGCACTGGCCACACTCGCAAGTATAACCACTTCCTTTATTTATTTTTCCTTATCACCCATTAGCGAAGCACAGTCGGAACTACTCGCAAGAACCTCACCAACCATTTACGATGCCCTGATTGCCATCTTTGGTGGTGCCACAGGAATCATTGCCAACACAAGAAAAGAAAAAGGAACTGCCATTGCAGGTGTTGCCATTGCCACGGCTCTTATGCCCCCACTCTGTACTGCGGGGTATGGACTTTCCCAAGGGAACTGGTCTTATTTTTTTGGGGCTAGTTATCTTTACCTAATCAACTCCATCTTTATTGCCATCACTACTTTTATTTTTGTGCGGTATATGGAATTTCCAAAAGTGAGTTGGGGTTTGTACAAAGAAAAAGAAAGAAAGGTCAAAATTTATTTAGGAATATTTACACTGATTCTTCTCATCCCATCCATCTTCACTGCCTATCAAATTGTAAGGACATCTTACTTTAAAGGAAAAGCAGAAGAATTCATTCGCAGTGAAATTTTGATTGATAACCGGCGAGTACTCGAAAAAGAAATCAGATACGAAAAAAATCCGACAATTGAACTCACGATCATTGGCCCAAAAATTGATGAAACACATGAGAAAGAATTACAAAACAAATTAAGATATTACAACCTAACAAACACTAAACTCGTTTTACACCAAGACCTATCTACGACGAATGTAGATAAATTAAAATTCGAAATCCTTTCTGAAATTTATAAAAACCAAATGAATTATGGGCAAACAAATACAGAAATGATTTCAAAAGAAATTCAGATTTTTTTCCCAAATCTAGTTTCTGCCAGTTTTACAAAAACCAAAAAGTTTGCTATGAACGAAAACGTATATTTGGATTCCAATCTTTTTGATTCGGAATGGACCAAACTCCCAACAGCGAATGAAAAGAAAAAATTAGAAGAGTATATCAAACTAAGAACGGGAGAAGAACAAATCGAACTGATTACAAGAGAAGTGTTAAAAAAATAA
- a CDS encoding LIC_11490 family protein, whose product MIKGIVVWQDNIGSMLFAAFAMILVGVLCFLYVALSPQKSKPAAYQTRKPQNSGQYRMPSTPSVSPQLDERIRRERAISDDRHLSYSLPEEVTPSVVQKSEVLLPTKDGNLEQEPPAPKESRFQIEGTLFLDYSGKLTFGEESSDIDSMEDGLKNFKRIGSGTLKEENGKFLFHSGNVTYTYTPEELEQVVLHNQGIVFLLKETKAPKPVFFTKDIDTFKDFLKQAALV is encoded by the coding sequence GTGATCAAGGGAATCGTCGTTTGGCAAGATAATATAGGTAGTATGTTGTTTGCTGCCTTTGCTATGATCCTTGTGGGTGTCCTATGTTTTTTATACGTAGCCTTATCCCCACAAAAATCCAAACCTGCAGCCTACCAGACACGGAAACCCCAAAATTCGGGTCAATATCGAATGCCAAGTACTCCCTCTGTTTCTCCACAATTGGATGAAAGGATCCGAAGGGAACGTGCCATTTCTGATGATAGACATTTATCTTATTCTTTGCCCGAAGAGGTCACTCCTTCGGTAGTTCAAAAATCCGAAGTTCTACTCCCCACAAAAGATGGAAATTTGGAACAGGAACCACCGGCTCCGAAAGAAAGTCGGTTTCAAATTGAAGGCACTTTGTTTTTGGACTATTCCGGTAAACTTACGTTTGGTGAAGAATCATCAGACATTGATTCTATGGAAGATGGCCTGAAGAATTTCAAACGTATTGGTTCAGGGACTTTAAAAGAAGAAAATGGAAAGTTTCTATTTCATTCAGGAAATGTAACTTATACTTACACTCCAGAAGAATTGGAACAGGTGGTTCTTCACAACCAAGGAATTGTTTTTCTTTTGAAGGAAACAAAAGCACCGAAACCAGTATTTTTCACAAAAGACATCGATACCTTTAAAGACTTCTTAAAACAAGCTGCCTTAGTTTAA
- a CDS encoding chemotaxis protein CheX, with translation MQIKADFINPFLEAATIVFRDVLQQDLIRGKIGIKDSPAPSHEIAIIIGVVGSFSGEVVYSMNLDAAYKVSRKLVPGLSDEDVKNEYKDILGEIANMTTGNAMNIFTSAGQSVEITTPNIQETNNTSVRFNKKPTLSINLYSKFGRIEVNVAIA, from the coding sequence ATGCAAATTAAAGCCGACTTCATAAACCCTTTCCTGGAAGCAGCTACCATCGTTTTTCGCGATGTGTTACAACAGGATCTCATCCGAGGTAAAATCGGAATCAAAGATTCTCCGGCACCGAGCCATGAAATTGCAATCATCATCGGTGTGGTGGGTTCATTCAGTGGTGAAGTCGTTTATAGCATGAATTTAGATGCAGCGTATAAAGTGTCCCGGAAACTAGTTCCTGGCCTTTCCGATGAAGACGTAAAAAACGAATACAAAGACATCCTCGGTGAGATTGCCAACATGACCACCGGTAATGCAATGAACATTTTTACCTCTGCTGGCCAATCTGTAGAGATTACAACACCTAACATCCAAGAAACAAACAACACTTCGGTTCGGTTCAACAAAAAACCAACACTCTCCATCAACTTATATTCTAAGTTTGGCAGAATCGAAGTGAATGTTGCTATTGCTTAA
- a CDS encoding tetratricopeptide repeat protein, whose translation MKVLYFCLELFLRISLFFLLMIISSVSRIQAETTELFLPFPETWNQDSNTDKKENSVTNNSNGLSSEGSDSNTNSKTLTSAPNPNNAESGSNVAVVANQTPSVTKSKPADKKKKKKEVIDPSQASFQKGKAYLTRDQKKSAESEFADSYGKEGDAAKFSRVENTNLFGLDGKEKESSGLVEKQEDPDLKIKTQFELARSLDRIGNPDSEEKAYKEYLKLVTEFPKHPELTPRSHYAMAILLIRKKEFRSAAHQLVNIIKNFKESSEFLPAHHYLGKVYESSWEERDLERSLKYYQLYMNGVEGKTPMPGYDFKKETRERLRVLGSSI comes from the coding sequence ATGAAGGTTTTGTATTTTTGTTTGGAGCTGTTCCTTAGAATTTCTTTATTTTTTTTACTGATGATCATTAGCAGCGTTTCTCGAATTCAGGCTGAAACTACCGAATTGTTTTTGCCCTTTCCTGAAACTTGGAACCAAGACTCTAATACTGATAAAAAAGAAAATTCTGTAACGAACAATTCCAATGGGTTATCTAGTGAAGGTTCGGATTCCAACACAAATTCTAAAACACTTACTTCTGCTCCCAATCCAAACAACGCCGAGTCAGGTTCAAATGTTGCCGTTGTGGCGAATCAAACTCCTTCTGTAACAAAATCAAAACCGGCAGATAAAAAGAAAAAAAAGAAGGAAGTGATCGATCCTTCCCAAGCTTCTTTCCAAAAAGGAAAAGCCTATTTGACAAGAGACCAAAAGAAGTCCGCCGAATCAGAGTTTGCTGATTCTTATGGGAAAGAAGGGGATGCGGCAAAGTTTTCTCGAGTGGAAAACACAAATCTTTTTGGATTGGATGGAAAGGAAAAAGAATCTTCGGGTCTTGTCGAAAAACAAGAAGACCCTGATCTCAAAATCAAAACACAGTTTGAACTGGCACGTTCTTTAGATCGCATCGGGAATCCCGATTCAGAAGAAAAGGCATATAAAGAATATTTAAAACTTGTGACTGAATTCCCGAAACATCCCGAACTCACACCTAGGTCGCATTACGCGATGGCCATCCTTCTCATTCGTAAAAAGGAATTTCGTTCTGCGGCCCACCAACTTGTGAATATCATCAAAAATTTCAAAGAATCCTCAGAGTTTCTTCCGGCTCATCATTACTTAGGAAAGGTTTATGAAAGTAGTTGGGAAGAAAGAGACTTGGAACGTTCTTTAAAGTATTACCAACTCTATATGAATGGTGTGGAAGGGAAAACTCCCATGCCTGGATATGATTTTAAAAAAGAAACCCGCGAGAGACTGCGGGTTTTAGGTTCTTCGATTTAA
- a CDS encoding LIC_11485 family protein — MDIKNINIPKVNVDTQKMMGAVDGLVDKIPSQVQDLLKKIAISLFVFFLIMAIYVGWTNGWENAKPQGMQLAQDTRSLFLLEIERDYNRKRKDVRMSDPEDLKYESNRRMQFDFISERESNGYTHDTIPEEQDFLGKEYDFRNRKAEDTSVPPIYTPSGDGLIPSPLDVQPVTPKEDTKSGSDSDSESDLRMQRMLDRVSDLEKKVKAKNEEKNLETLKLPKPTESNEGLGKPRSLERIPKNLR, encoded by the coding sequence GTGGATATTAAAAATATAAACATACCCAAAGTCAATGTAGACACCCAAAAAATGATGGGTGCTGTCGATGGACTTGTAGACAAAATCCCATCGCAAGTCCAAGACCTACTCAAAAAAATCGCCATCTCACTTTTTGTATTTTTTCTCATTATGGCGATTTATGTGGGTTGGACCAATGGTTGGGAAAATGCAAAACCACAAGGGATGCAACTGGCCCAAGACACTCGAAGTTTGTTTCTTTTGGAAATTGAAAGGGATTACAATCGAAAACGGAAAGACGTTCGTATGTCCGATCCTGAAGATTTAAAATACGAATCCAACCGAAGGATGCAATTTGATTTTATCAGCGAAAGGGAATCCAATGGATACACCCACGATACAATTCCTGAAGAACAAGATTTTTTAGGAAAAGAATACGACTTTAGAAATAGAAAAGCAGAAGATACATCGGTTCCTCCCATTTACACTCCGTCAGGTGATGGTTTGATCCCTTCACCTTTGGATGTACAACCAGTAACCCCAAAAGAAGATACAAAATCAGGATCTGATTCCGATTCTGAGTCAGACCTTCGGATGCAAAGGATGCTCGACCGAGTTTCTGATTTAGAAAAAAAAGTGAAGGCAAAAAACGAAGAAAAGAATTTGGAAACTTTAAAGTTACCGAAACCAACGGAATCGAATGAAGGTCTTGGAAAACCTAGAAGTTTGGAGCGAATTCCAAAAAATCTACGATGA